A part of Penaeus vannamei isolate JL-2024 chromosome 1, ASM4276789v1, whole genome shotgun sequence genomic DNA contains:
- the LOC138862666 gene encoding secreted acidic protein 2-like, with amino-acid sequence MVMKMTGGSDGDGDDCGDSDDCGDDWGVSDGEDCGGSDGDDCGDDDDDCGDSDDCGDDDDCSASDDYGDSDGDDCGDSDDCGDDDDCGDSDGDDCGDSDENGDEVMMINMLAAMMRIVMVIMLSC; translated from the coding sequence atggtgatgaagatgactggtggtagtgatggtgatggtgatgactgtggtgatagtgatgactgtggtgatgacTGGGGTGTTAGTGATGGTGAGGactgtggtggtagtgatggtgatgactgtggtgatgatgatgatgactgtggtgatagtgatgactgtggtgatgatgatgactgtagtGCTAGTGATGactatggtgatagtgatggtgatgactgtggtgatagtgatgactgtggtgatgatgatgactgtggtgatagtgatggtgatgactgtggtgatagtgatgaaaatggcgatgaagtgatgatgataaatatgttgGCAGCTATGATGAGGATTGTGATGGTGATCATGCTATCATGTTGA